The Larus michahellis chromosome 2, bLarMic1.1, whole genome shotgun sequence genome window below encodes:
- the BRD9 gene encoding bromodomain-containing protein 9 isoform X8 codes for MGKKHKKHKAEKAEWRSASATAYSDYVDKPLEKPLKLVLKVGGSEVTELSGSGHDSSYYDDRSDHERERHKEKKKKKKKKSEKEKEKHLDDEERRKRKEEKKRKREKEQCDTEGETDDFDPGKKVEVEPPPDRPVRACRTQPAENESTPIQQLLEHFLRQLQRKDPHGFFAFPVTDAIAPGYSMIIKHPMDFGTMKEKIAANEYKSVTEFKADFKLMCDNAMTYNRPDTVYYKLAKKILHTGFKMMSKERLLALKRSMSFMQDMDFSQQAALLGDEDTAVEEPVPEVVPVQAETTKKSKKQNKEVISCIFEPEGNACSLTDSTAEEHVLALVEHAADEARDRINRYLPNSKIGYLKKNGDGTLLFSVVNSSDPDAEEEETHPVDLSSLSSKLLPGFTTLGFKDERRNKENKSFLALLPRLVTFYTCVHHLSSLSSTCLVTFLTSASTAPSMQNNSIFHDLKSDEMELLYSAYGDETGIQCALSLQEFVKDAGNYSKKIVDDLLDQITSGDHSKTIYQLKQRRNIPVKPLDEVKVLPVLIKEEQKLHNTCPDSSKQIMVGESAGDSNASDLDFLSMKPYSDVSLDISMLSSLGKVKKELDHDDNHLHLDETTKLLQDLHEAQADRVGSRPSSNLSSLSNTSERDQHHLGSPSHLSVGEQQDMVHDPYEFLQSPETSNATTN; via the exons ATGGGGaagaagcacaagaaacacaAGGCAGAGAAAGCGGAATGGCGCTCAGCCTCCGCCACCGCGTACAGCG ATTATGTGGATAAGCCGTTGGAAAAACCTTTAAAGCTGGTGCTTAAAGTTGGAGGAAGTGAAGTGACTGAACTTTCTGGGTCGGGGCATGATTCTAGTTACTATGACGACAGATCGGATCATGAGCGAGAACgacataaagaaaagaagaaaaaaaagaaaaagaagtcagagaaggaaaaagaaaaacatctagatgatgaggaaagaagaaagagaaag gaagagaaaaagaggaaaagggagaaagaacagTGTGACACTGAAGGAGAAACTGATGACTTTGATCCTGGGAAAAAGGTGGAGGTTGAACCTCCTCCTGATCGTCCTGTCAGAGCATGCAGAACTCAGCCAG CTGAAAATGAGAGCACACCAATTCAGCAATTACTAGAACACTTCCTTCGCCAGCTTCAAAG gaaagatCCTCACgggttttttgcttttccagtcaCGGATGCCATTGCTCCTGGATATTCCATGATAATAAAGCACCCCATGGATTTTGGTACCATGAAGGAAAAAATTGCAGCAAATGAATACAAATCAGTCACTGAATTCAAG GCAGATTTTAAACTGATGTGTGATAATGCAATGACTTACAACAGACCAGATACTGTTTACTACAAGCTAGCCAAGAAGATACTGCACACAGGCTTTAAGATGATGAGCAAA GAACGGCTGTTAGCTTTGAAGCGCAGCATGTCGTTTATGCAGGACATGGATTTTTCTCAGCAGGCAGCTCTTTTGGGTGATGAAGACACAGCAGTTGAGGAACCTGTCCCTGAAGTTGTTCCTGTACAAGCAGAGACTACCAAGAaatccaaaaagcaaaataaagaagttattaG TTGCATATTTGAACCTGAGGGAAATGCGTGCAGCCTGACAGATAGCACTGCTGAAGAACACGTCCTGGCACTAGTGGAACATGCAGCAGATGAAGCTCGGGATAGGATCAATCGATATCTACCCAACAGCAAG ATCGGTTATCTGAAAAAAAACGGAGACGGGACTTTATTATTTAGTGTAGTAAATTCGTCTGATCCAGATGCAGAAG AAGAAGAGACTCATCCAGTGGATCTGAGTTCACTGTCAAGCAAATTATTACCTGGCTTCACTACACTGGGCTTTAAGGATGAACGAAGAAATAAAG aaaacaaaagcttcctCGCCCTGCTCCCCCGCCTCGTGACCTTTTACACTTGTGTTCATCATTTGTCATCTCTTTCTTCTACCTGTCTAGTAACCTTTCTTACAAGTGCTAGTACAGCACCTTCCATGCAAAACAACTCTATATTTCATGATTTGAAATCAGATGAAATGGAACTCCTGTACTCAGCATATGGTGATGAAACTGGGATACAATGTGCCTTAAG CTTACAAGAATTTGTGAAGGACGCTGGAAATTACAGCAAGAAAATAGTAGATGATCTTCTGGACCAGATCACTAGTGGAGATCATTCCAAAACTATTTATCAGCTGAAGCAG AGGCGAAACATCCCAGTAAAACCACTGGATGAAGTTAAA GTTCTGCCAGTTCTCATAAAAGAAGAACAGAAGTTGCATAATACCTGTCCGGATTCTTCCAAACAGATTATG GTTGGAGAATCTGCTGGAGACAGTAACGCTTCTGACTTGGACTTTCTCTCTATGAAACCATATTCAGATGTATCTCTCGATATTTCTATGTTAAGTTCATTAG GGAAAGTGAAGAAGGAGCTTGATCATGACGATAACCATTTACATCTGGATGAAACAACTAAGCTGCTGCAGGACCTTCATGAAGCTCAGGCTGACAGAGTGGGATCCCGGCCATCGTCCAATTTGAGTTCCCTCTCCAATACCTCTGAAAGAGACCAACATCATCTTG GAAGCCCTTCTCATCTGAGTGTTGGAGAACAGCAAGACATGGTTCACGATCCCTATGAATTTCTTCAGTCTCCAGAAACCTCCAATGCCACTACTAACTAA
- the BRD9 gene encoding bromodomain-containing protein 9 isoform X10 yields MGKKHKKHKAEKAEWRSASATAYSDYVDKPLEKPLKLVLKVGGSEVTELSGSGHDSSYYDDRSDHERERHKEKKKKKKKKSEKEKEKHLDDEERRKRKEEKKRKREKEQCDTEGETDDFDPGKKVEVEPPPDRPVRACRTQPAENESTPIQQLLEHFLRQLQRKDPHGFFAFPVTDAIAPGYSMIIKHPMDFGTMKEKIAANEYKSVTEFKADFKLMCDNAMTYNRPDTVYYKLAKKILHTGFKMMSKERLLALKRSMSFMQDMDFSQQAALLGDEDTAVEEPVPEVVPVQAETTKKSKKQNKEVISKTFLCIGSESLYREKFLAKQMEEDTPGERNGFGVRRCSTHYLSCIFEPEGNACSLTDSTAEEHVLALVEHAADEARDRINRYLPNSKIGYLKKNGDGTLLFSVVNSSDPDAEEEETHPVDLSSLSSKLLPGFTTLGFKDERRNKVTFLTSASTAPSMQNNSIFHDLKSDEMELLYSAYGDETGIQCALSLQEFVKDAGNYSKKIVDDLLDQITSGDHSKTIYQLKQRRNIPVKPLDEVKVGESAGDSNASDLDFLSMKPYSDVSLDISMLSSLGKVKKELDHDDNHLHLDETTKLLQDLHEAQADRVGSRPSSNLSSLSNTSERDQHHLGSPSHLSVGEQQDMVHDPYEFLQSPETSNATTN; encoded by the exons ATGGGGaagaagcacaagaaacacaAGGCAGAGAAAGCGGAATGGCGCTCAGCCTCCGCCACCGCGTACAGCG ATTATGTGGATAAGCCGTTGGAAAAACCTTTAAAGCTGGTGCTTAAAGTTGGAGGAAGTGAAGTGACTGAACTTTCTGGGTCGGGGCATGATTCTAGTTACTATGACGACAGATCGGATCATGAGCGAGAACgacataaagaaaagaagaaaaaaaagaaaaagaagtcagagaaggaaaaagaaaaacatctagatgatgaggaaagaagaaagagaaag gaagagaaaaagaggaaaagggagaaagaacagTGTGACACTGAAGGAGAAACTGATGACTTTGATCCTGGGAAAAAGGTGGAGGTTGAACCTCCTCCTGATCGTCCTGTCAGAGCATGCAGAACTCAGCCAG CTGAAAATGAGAGCACACCAATTCAGCAATTACTAGAACACTTCCTTCGCCAGCTTCAAAG gaaagatCCTCACgggttttttgcttttccagtcaCGGATGCCATTGCTCCTGGATATTCCATGATAATAAAGCACCCCATGGATTTTGGTACCATGAAGGAAAAAATTGCAGCAAATGAATACAAATCAGTCACTGAATTCAAG GCAGATTTTAAACTGATGTGTGATAATGCAATGACTTACAACAGACCAGATACTGTTTACTACAAGCTAGCCAAGAAGATACTGCACACAGGCTTTAAGATGATGAGCAAA GAACGGCTGTTAGCTTTGAAGCGCAGCATGTCGTTTATGCAGGACATGGATTTTTCTCAGCAGGCAGCTCTTTTGGGTGATGAAGACACAGCAGTTGAGGAACCTGTCCCTGAAGTTGTTCCTGTACAAGCAGAGACTACCAAGAaatccaaaaagcaaaataaagaagttattaG CAAAACTTTCTTGTGTATCGGATCTGAATCTCTATACAGAGAGAAATTCTTAGCTAAGCAAATGGAAGAAGATACCCCAGGAGAGAGAAATGGATTTGGTGTGAGGAGATGCTCTACCCATTACCTAAG TTGCATATTTGAACCTGAGGGAAATGCGTGCAGCCTGACAGATAGCACTGCTGAAGAACACGTCCTGGCACTAGTGGAACATGCAGCAGATGAAGCTCGGGATAGGATCAATCGATATCTACCCAACAGCAAG ATCGGTTATCTGAAAAAAAACGGAGACGGGACTTTATTATTTAGTGTAGTAAATTCGTCTGATCCAGATGCAGAAG AAGAAGAGACTCATCCAGTGGATCTGAGTTCACTGTCAAGCAAATTATTACCTGGCTTCACTACACTGGGCTTTAAGGATGAACGAAGAAATAAAG TAACCTTTCTTACAAGTGCTAGTACAGCACCTTCCATGCAAAACAACTCTATATTTCATGATTTGAAATCAGATGAAATGGAACTCCTGTACTCAGCATATGGTGATGAAACTGGGATACAATGTGCCTTAAG CTTACAAGAATTTGTGAAGGACGCTGGAAATTACAGCAAGAAAATAGTAGATGATCTTCTGGACCAGATCACTAGTGGAGATCATTCCAAAACTATTTATCAGCTGAAGCAG AGGCGAAACATCCCAGTAAAACCACTGGATGAAGTTAAA GTTGGAGAATCTGCTGGAGACAGTAACGCTTCTGACTTGGACTTTCTCTCTATGAAACCATATTCAGATGTATCTCTCGATATTTCTATGTTAAGTTCATTAG GGAAAGTGAAGAAGGAGCTTGATCATGACGATAACCATTTACATCTGGATGAAACAACTAAGCTGCTGCAGGACCTTCATGAAGCTCAGGCTGACAGAGTGGGATCCCGGCCATCGTCCAATTTGAGTTCCCTCTCCAATACCTCTGAAAGAGACCAACATCATCTTG GAAGCCCTTCTCATCTGAGTGTTGGAGAACAGCAAGACATGGTTCACGATCCCTATGAATTTCTTCAGTCTCCAGAAACCTCCAATGCCACTACTAACTAA
- the BRD9 gene encoding bromodomain-containing protein 9 isoform X6 — protein MGKKHKKHKAEKAEWRSASATAYSDYVDKPLEKPLKLVLKVGGSEVTELSGSGHDSSYYDDRSDHERERHKEKKKKKKKKSEKEKEKHLDDEERRKRKEEKKRKREKEQCDTEGETDDFDPGKKVEVEPPPDRPVRACRTQPAENESTPIQQLLEHFLRQLQRKDPHGFFAFPVTDAIAPGYSMIIKHPMDFGTMKEKIAANEYKSVTEFKADFKLMCDNAMTYNRPDTVYYKLAKKILHTGFKMMSKERLLALKRSMSFMQDMDFSQQAALLGDEDTAVEEPVPEVVPVQAETTKKSKKQNKEVISKTFLCIGSESLYREKFLAKQMEEDTPGERNGFGVRRCSTHYLSCIFEPEGNACSLTDSTAEEHVLALVEHAADEARDRINRYLPNSKIGYLKKNGDGTLLFSVVNSSDPDAEEEETHPVDLSSLSSKLLPGFTTLGFKDERRNKVTFLTSASTAPSMQNNSIFHDLKSDEMELLYSAYGDETGIQCALSLQEFVKDAGNYSKKIVDDLLDQITSGDHSKTIYQLKQRRNIPVKPLDEVKVLPVLIKEEQKLHNTCPDSSKQIMVGESAGDSNASDLDFLSMKPYSDVSLDISMLSSLGKVKKELDHDDNHLHLDETTKLLQDLHEAQADRVGSRPSSNLSSLSNTSERDQHHLGSPSHLSVGEQQDMVHDPYEFLQSPETSNATTN, from the exons ATGGGGaagaagcacaagaaacacaAGGCAGAGAAAGCGGAATGGCGCTCAGCCTCCGCCACCGCGTACAGCG ATTATGTGGATAAGCCGTTGGAAAAACCTTTAAAGCTGGTGCTTAAAGTTGGAGGAAGTGAAGTGACTGAACTTTCTGGGTCGGGGCATGATTCTAGTTACTATGACGACAGATCGGATCATGAGCGAGAACgacataaagaaaagaagaaaaaaaagaaaaagaagtcagagaaggaaaaagaaaaacatctagatgatgaggaaagaagaaagagaaag gaagagaaaaagaggaaaagggagaaagaacagTGTGACACTGAAGGAGAAACTGATGACTTTGATCCTGGGAAAAAGGTGGAGGTTGAACCTCCTCCTGATCGTCCTGTCAGAGCATGCAGAACTCAGCCAG CTGAAAATGAGAGCACACCAATTCAGCAATTACTAGAACACTTCCTTCGCCAGCTTCAAAG gaaagatCCTCACgggttttttgcttttccagtcaCGGATGCCATTGCTCCTGGATATTCCATGATAATAAAGCACCCCATGGATTTTGGTACCATGAAGGAAAAAATTGCAGCAAATGAATACAAATCAGTCACTGAATTCAAG GCAGATTTTAAACTGATGTGTGATAATGCAATGACTTACAACAGACCAGATACTGTTTACTACAAGCTAGCCAAGAAGATACTGCACACAGGCTTTAAGATGATGAGCAAA GAACGGCTGTTAGCTTTGAAGCGCAGCATGTCGTTTATGCAGGACATGGATTTTTCTCAGCAGGCAGCTCTTTTGGGTGATGAAGACACAGCAGTTGAGGAACCTGTCCCTGAAGTTGTTCCTGTACAAGCAGAGACTACCAAGAaatccaaaaagcaaaataaagaagttattaG CAAAACTTTCTTGTGTATCGGATCTGAATCTCTATACAGAGAGAAATTCTTAGCTAAGCAAATGGAAGAAGATACCCCAGGAGAGAGAAATGGATTTGGTGTGAGGAGATGCTCTACCCATTACCTAAG TTGCATATTTGAACCTGAGGGAAATGCGTGCAGCCTGACAGATAGCACTGCTGAAGAACACGTCCTGGCACTAGTGGAACATGCAGCAGATGAAGCTCGGGATAGGATCAATCGATATCTACCCAACAGCAAG ATCGGTTATCTGAAAAAAAACGGAGACGGGACTTTATTATTTAGTGTAGTAAATTCGTCTGATCCAGATGCAGAAG AAGAAGAGACTCATCCAGTGGATCTGAGTTCACTGTCAAGCAAATTATTACCTGGCTTCACTACACTGGGCTTTAAGGATGAACGAAGAAATAAAG TAACCTTTCTTACAAGTGCTAGTACAGCACCTTCCATGCAAAACAACTCTATATTTCATGATTTGAAATCAGATGAAATGGAACTCCTGTACTCAGCATATGGTGATGAAACTGGGATACAATGTGCCTTAAG CTTACAAGAATTTGTGAAGGACGCTGGAAATTACAGCAAGAAAATAGTAGATGATCTTCTGGACCAGATCACTAGTGGAGATCATTCCAAAACTATTTATCAGCTGAAGCAG AGGCGAAACATCCCAGTAAAACCACTGGATGAAGTTAAA GTTCTGCCAGTTCTCATAAAAGAAGAACAGAAGTTGCATAATACCTGTCCGGATTCTTCCAAACAGATTATG GTTGGAGAATCTGCTGGAGACAGTAACGCTTCTGACTTGGACTTTCTCTCTATGAAACCATATTCAGATGTATCTCTCGATATTTCTATGTTAAGTTCATTAG GGAAAGTGAAGAAGGAGCTTGATCATGACGATAACCATTTACATCTGGATGAAACAACTAAGCTGCTGCAGGACCTTCATGAAGCTCAGGCTGACAGAGTGGGATCCCGGCCATCGTCCAATTTGAGTTCCCTCTCCAATACCTCTGAAAGAGACCAACATCATCTTG GAAGCCCTTCTCATCTGAGTGTTGGAGAACAGCAAGACATGGTTCACGATCCCTATGAATTTCTTCAGTCTCCAGAAACCTCCAATGCCACTACTAACTAA
- the BRD9 gene encoding bromodomain-containing protein 9 isoform X1, with protein MGKKHKKHKAEKAEWRSASATAYSDYVDKPLEKPLKLVLKVGGSEVTELSGSGHDSSYYDDRSDHERERHKEKKKKKKKKSEKEKEKHLDDEERRKRKEEKKRKREKEQCDTEGETDDFDPGKKVEVEPPPDRPVRACRTQPAENESTPIQQLLEHFLRQLQRKDPHGFFAFPVTDAIAPGYSMIIKHPMDFGTMKEKIAANEYKSVTEFKADFKLMCDNAMTYNRPDTVYYKLAKKILHTGFKMMSKERLLALKRSMSFMQDMDFSQQAALLGDEDTAVEEPVPEVVPVQAETTKKSKKQNKEVISKTFLCIGSESLYREKFLAKQMEEDTPGERNGFGVRRCSTHYLSCIFEPEGNACSLTDSTAEEHVLALVEHAADEARDRINRYLPNSKIGYLKKNGDGTLLFSVVNSSDPDAEEEETHPVDLSSLSSKLLPGFTTLGFKDERRNKENKSFLALLPRLVTFYTCVHHLSSLSSTCLVTFLTSASTAPSMQNNSIFHDLKSDEMELLYSAYGDETGIQCALSLQEFVKDAGNYSKKIVDDLLDQITSGDHSKTIYQLKQRRNIPVKPLDEVKVLPVLIKEEQKLHNTCPDSSKQIMVGESAGDSNASDLDFLSMKPYSDVSLDISMLSSLGKVKKELDHDDNHLHLDETTKLLQDLHEAQADRVGSRPSSNLSSLSNTSERDQHHLGSPSHLSVGEQQDMVHDPYEFLQSPETSNATTN; from the exons ATGGGGaagaagcacaagaaacacaAGGCAGAGAAAGCGGAATGGCGCTCAGCCTCCGCCACCGCGTACAGCG ATTATGTGGATAAGCCGTTGGAAAAACCTTTAAAGCTGGTGCTTAAAGTTGGAGGAAGTGAAGTGACTGAACTTTCTGGGTCGGGGCATGATTCTAGTTACTATGACGACAGATCGGATCATGAGCGAGAACgacataaagaaaagaagaaaaaaaagaaaaagaagtcagagaaggaaaaagaaaaacatctagatgatgaggaaagaagaaagagaaag gaagagaaaaagaggaaaagggagaaagaacagTGTGACACTGAAGGAGAAACTGATGACTTTGATCCTGGGAAAAAGGTGGAGGTTGAACCTCCTCCTGATCGTCCTGTCAGAGCATGCAGAACTCAGCCAG CTGAAAATGAGAGCACACCAATTCAGCAATTACTAGAACACTTCCTTCGCCAGCTTCAAAG gaaagatCCTCACgggttttttgcttttccagtcaCGGATGCCATTGCTCCTGGATATTCCATGATAATAAAGCACCCCATGGATTTTGGTACCATGAAGGAAAAAATTGCAGCAAATGAATACAAATCAGTCACTGAATTCAAG GCAGATTTTAAACTGATGTGTGATAATGCAATGACTTACAACAGACCAGATACTGTTTACTACAAGCTAGCCAAGAAGATACTGCACACAGGCTTTAAGATGATGAGCAAA GAACGGCTGTTAGCTTTGAAGCGCAGCATGTCGTTTATGCAGGACATGGATTTTTCTCAGCAGGCAGCTCTTTTGGGTGATGAAGACACAGCAGTTGAGGAACCTGTCCCTGAAGTTGTTCCTGTACAAGCAGAGACTACCAAGAaatccaaaaagcaaaataaagaagttattaG CAAAACTTTCTTGTGTATCGGATCTGAATCTCTATACAGAGAGAAATTCTTAGCTAAGCAAATGGAAGAAGATACCCCAGGAGAGAGAAATGGATTTGGTGTGAGGAGATGCTCTACCCATTACCTAAG TTGCATATTTGAACCTGAGGGAAATGCGTGCAGCCTGACAGATAGCACTGCTGAAGAACACGTCCTGGCACTAGTGGAACATGCAGCAGATGAAGCTCGGGATAGGATCAATCGATATCTACCCAACAGCAAG ATCGGTTATCTGAAAAAAAACGGAGACGGGACTTTATTATTTAGTGTAGTAAATTCGTCTGATCCAGATGCAGAAG AAGAAGAGACTCATCCAGTGGATCTGAGTTCACTGTCAAGCAAATTATTACCTGGCTTCACTACACTGGGCTTTAAGGATGAACGAAGAAATAAAG aaaacaaaagcttcctCGCCCTGCTCCCCCGCCTCGTGACCTTTTACACTTGTGTTCATCATTTGTCATCTCTTTCTTCTACCTGTCTAGTAACCTTTCTTACAAGTGCTAGTACAGCACCTTCCATGCAAAACAACTCTATATTTCATGATTTGAAATCAGATGAAATGGAACTCCTGTACTCAGCATATGGTGATGAAACTGGGATACAATGTGCCTTAAG CTTACAAGAATTTGTGAAGGACGCTGGAAATTACAGCAAGAAAATAGTAGATGATCTTCTGGACCAGATCACTAGTGGAGATCATTCCAAAACTATTTATCAGCTGAAGCAG AGGCGAAACATCCCAGTAAAACCACTGGATGAAGTTAAA GTTCTGCCAGTTCTCATAAAAGAAGAACAGAAGTTGCATAATACCTGTCCGGATTCTTCCAAACAGATTATG GTTGGAGAATCTGCTGGAGACAGTAACGCTTCTGACTTGGACTTTCTCTCTATGAAACCATATTCAGATGTATCTCTCGATATTTCTATGTTAAGTTCATTAG GGAAAGTGAAGAAGGAGCTTGATCATGACGATAACCATTTACATCTGGATGAAACAACTAAGCTGCTGCAGGACCTTCATGAAGCTCAGGCTGACAGAGTGGGATCCCGGCCATCGTCCAATTTGAGTTCCCTCTCCAATACCTCTGAAAGAGACCAACATCATCTTG GAAGCCCTTCTCATCTGAGTGTTGGAGAACAGCAAGACATGGTTCACGATCCCTATGAATTTCTTCAGTCTCCAGAAACCTCCAATGCCACTACTAACTAA
- the BRD9 gene encoding bromodomain-containing protein 9 isoform X17, translated as MGKKHKKHKAEKAEWRSASATAYSDYVDKPLEKPLKLVLKVGGSEVTELSGSGHDSSYYDDRSDHERERHKEKKKKKKKKSEKEKEKHLDDEERRKRKEEKKRKREKEQCDTEGETDDFDPGKKVEVEPPPDRPVRACRTQPAENESTPIQQLLEHFLRQLQRKDPHGFFAFPVTDAIAPGYSMIIKHPMDFGTMKEKIAANEYKSVTEFKADFKLMCDNAMTYNRPDTVYYKLAKKILHTGFKMMSKAALLGDEDTAVEEPVPEVVPVQAETTKKSKKQNKEVISCIFEPEGNACSLTDSTAEEHVLALVEHAADEARDRINRYLPNSKIGYLKKNGDGTLLFSVVNSSDPDAEEEETHPVDLSSLSSKLLPGFTTLGFKDERRNKVTFLTSASTAPSMQNNSIFHDLKSDEMELLYSAYGDETGIQCALSLQEFVKDAGNYSKKIVDDLLDQITSGDHSKTIYQLKQRRNIPVKPLDEVKVGESAGDSNASDLDFLSMKPYSDVSLDISMLSSLGKVKKELDHDDNHLHLDETTKLLQDLHEAQADRVGSRPSSNLSSLSNTSERDQHHLGSPSHLSVGEQQDMVHDPYEFLQSPETSNATTN; from the exons ATGGGGaagaagcacaagaaacacaAGGCAGAGAAAGCGGAATGGCGCTCAGCCTCCGCCACCGCGTACAGCG ATTATGTGGATAAGCCGTTGGAAAAACCTTTAAAGCTGGTGCTTAAAGTTGGAGGAAGTGAAGTGACTGAACTTTCTGGGTCGGGGCATGATTCTAGTTACTATGACGACAGATCGGATCATGAGCGAGAACgacataaagaaaagaagaaaaaaaagaaaaagaagtcagagaaggaaaaagaaaaacatctagatgatgaggaaagaagaaagagaaag gaagagaaaaagaggaaaagggagaaagaacagTGTGACACTGAAGGAGAAACTGATGACTTTGATCCTGGGAAAAAGGTGGAGGTTGAACCTCCTCCTGATCGTCCTGTCAGAGCATGCAGAACTCAGCCAG CTGAAAATGAGAGCACACCAATTCAGCAATTACTAGAACACTTCCTTCGCCAGCTTCAAAG gaaagatCCTCACgggttttttgcttttccagtcaCGGATGCCATTGCTCCTGGATATTCCATGATAATAAAGCACCCCATGGATTTTGGTACCATGAAGGAAAAAATTGCAGCAAATGAATACAAATCAGTCACTGAATTCAAG GCAGATTTTAAACTGATGTGTGATAATGCAATGACTTACAACAGACCAGATACTGTTTACTACAAGCTAGCCAAGAAGATACTGCACACAGGCTTTAAGATGATGAGCAAA GCAGCTCTTTTGGGTGATGAAGACACAGCAGTTGAGGAACCTGTCCCTGAAGTTGTTCCTGTACAAGCAGAGACTACCAAGAaatccaaaaagcaaaataaagaagttattaG TTGCATATTTGAACCTGAGGGAAATGCGTGCAGCCTGACAGATAGCACTGCTGAAGAACACGTCCTGGCACTAGTGGAACATGCAGCAGATGAAGCTCGGGATAGGATCAATCGATATCTACCCAACAGCAAG ATCGGTTATCTGAAAAAAAACGGAGACGGGACTTTATTATTTAGTGTAGTAAATTCGTCTGATCCAGATGCAGAAG AAGAAGAGACTCATCCAGTGGATCTGAGTTCACTGTCAAGCAAATTATTACCTGGCTTCACTACACTGGGCTTTAAGGATGAACGAAGAAATAAAG TAACCTTTCTTACAAGTGCTAGTACAGCACCTTCCATGCAAAACAACTCTATATTTCATGATTTGAAATCAGATGAAATGGAACTCCTGTACTCAGCATATGGTGATGAAACTGGGATACAATGTGCCTTAAG CTTACAAGAATTTGTGAAGGACGCTGGAAATTACAGCAAGAAAATAGTAGATGATCTTCTGGACCAGATCACTAGTGGAGATCATTCCAAAACTATTTATCAGCTGAAGCAG AGGCGAAACATCCCAGTAAAACCACTGGATGAAGTTAAA GTTGGAGAATCTGCTGGAGACAGTAACGCTTCTGACTTGGACTTTCTCTCTATGAAACCATATTCAGATGTATCTCTCGATATTTCTATGTTAAGTTCATTAG GGAAAGTGAAGAAGGAGCTTGATCATGACGATAACCATTTACATCTGGATGAAACAACTAAGCTGCTGCAGGACCTTCATGAAGCTCAGGCTGACAGAGTGGGATCCCGGCCATCGTCCAATTTGAGTTCCCTCTCCAATACCTCTGAAAGAGACCAACATCATCTTG GAAGCCCTTCTCATCTGAGTGTTGGAGAACAGCAAGACATGGTTCACGATCCCTATGAATTTCTTCAGTCTCCAGAAACCTCCAATGCCACTACTAACTAA